From the genome of Leptospira andrefontaineae, one region includes:
- a CDS encoding ABC transporter permease: protein MTSFVFLRNLRILSVLVRRDYALQYAGSALGLTWMFLQNVSLILIYTIVFYFIGIRSQGENSIEYFSNVLSGLLFWIPLQEYLIRGTGILTDNRQLIKRSPLGPEIFLWIPFVQFLLHWLVTSIPIFIFLAWAGKLGIWSLPLSFLSMFCTGLFLACLQSYLARVNIILRDISPLVRLLTQFLFWGLPILYESKGTLGKLNVFNPFFFPLEVFRSSLLVGYDSQAGILDFLPFLGIFLGIFLLSRTKLNQIVLDHL from the coding sequence GTGACCTCTTTCGTGTTTTTGCGTAATCTCAGAATTTTATCGGTTCTTGTAAGAAGGGATTATGCATTGCAATACGCAGGTTCCGCGTTGGGTCTAACCTGGATGTTCCTACAAAACGTAAGTCTTATCTTAATTTATACGATTGTTTTTTATTTTATTGGGATCAGGTCTCAGGGAGAAAATTCCATAGAATATTTTTCTAATGTTCTTAGTGGGCTTTTGTTCTGGATCCCTCTTCAAGAATATCTGATCAGAGGTACAGGTATTCTAACTGATAATAGACAGTTGATTAAAAGATCTCCTCTCGGTCCTGAAATTTTTCTTTGGATCCCATTTGTGCAATTTTTGCTACATTGGCTTGTGACTTCTATTCCGATCTTTATTTTTCTGGCCTGGGCCGGTAAGCTTGGGATTTGGAGTTTACCTCTTTCTTTTTTATCCATGTTCTGTACCGGATTATTTCTGGCCTGTCTCCAAAGTTATTTGGCTCGAGTGAATATTATTCTTAGAGATATTTCTCCTTTGGTAAGATTATTGACCCAGTTTTTGTTCTGGGGACTTCCTATTCTTTATGAATCCAAGGGAACTTTAGGAAAATTGAATGTATTTAATCCGTTCTTCTTCCCTTTAGAGGTTTTTAGATCTTCGTTGCTCGTTGGATACGATTCTCAGGCTGGGATTTTGGACTTTCTTCCTTTTCTCGGGATTTTCCTGGGGATCTTTCTGTTAAGTCGTACTAAATTAAATCAGATAGTGTTGGATCACCTTTGA
- a CDS encoding JAB domain-containing protein: MAERWGSGPDPRSRIIHDAENLEDWELIAVLLGKGSRGLPVEDLSRDILKKSKGLGGLLSSNIPRNFHINGLGKVKISILLAALELAKRLKYKSIRMAGYNPTTLSSYLQGLFSPLKRECFVLATISPAGDLLRVETVSKGSLEEVGVLPRDLVRIILNDEASQAILAHNHPGMICYPSQEDWEVYFHLKDLLGNLDVELLDHWIFGIDGIFSCKQSTRLEEN; encoded by the coding sequence TTGGCTGAGCGCTGGGGCTCAGGCCCGGATCCTAGAAGCCGTATCATTCATGATGCGGAGAATCTGGAAGACTGGGAACTGATTGCCGTTCTTTTGGGCAAAGGGAGCAGGGGCCTTCCTGTCGAAGATCTCAGCCGAGATATTCTAAAAAAGTCCAAAGGGTTGGGAGGACTTCTCTCATCCAATATTCCTAGAAATTTTCATATCAACGGTTTAGGTAAGGTAAAAATCAGTATCTTACTCGCTGCCTTAGAACTTGCTAAAAGACTCAAATATAAATCCATCCGAATGGCGGGTTATAACCCGACCACACTTTCTTCTTATCTACAGGGTTTATTCTCCCCTTTAAAAAGAGAATGTTTTGTTTTAGCTACCATCTCTCCAGCAGGGGATCTTTTAAGAGTGGAGACAGTTTCCAAAGGTAGTTTGGAAGAAGTGGGAGTTCTTCCGAGAGACCTGGTCCGGATCATACTGAATGACGAGGCATCTCAAGCGATACTGGCTCATAATCATCCAGGTATGATCTGTTATCCCAGCCAAGAAGATTGGGAAGTTTACTTTCACCTAAAGGACCTACTCGGCAATTTGGACGTCGAGCTCTTGGACCATTGGATTTTTGGAATTGACGGGATCTTTTCCTGCAAACAATCTACTCGACTAGAAGAGAACTGA
- a CDS encoding LIC12298 family protein gives MMIRSLQDSGAYERSRKGLAGAGFDWREKVRSSEPNSKTFADYLEESFQGDLVQDGNWFSETLSELSKKNLRKI, from the coding sequence ATGATGATTCGATCTCTACAAGATTCAGGTGCTTACGAGAGAAGCCGTAAAGGTCTCGCTGGAGCGGGATTCGATTGGAGGGAAAAAGTTCGTTCTTCTGAACCGAACTCTAAGACCTTCGCGGATTATTTGGAAGAATCTTTCCAAGGGGACTTGGTCCAGGACGGAAATTGGTTCTCTGAAACACTTTCCGAGCTGAGCAAGAAGAACCTGAGAAAAATTTAA
- the pssA gene encoding CDP-diacylglycerol--serine O-phosphatidyltransferase, with translation MNRRLHWIPNMITLGNLSMGFVSILIASEATGNGPQSYILSGFFILLAAICDGLDGMTARALDATSELGADLDSLADLTAFGIAPGFLFYNMVLSEYKIDVFGKEDLFPIGMLIAAIFPACAAYRLARFNVAHDPSSFTGLPSPIAGITIGFLPIFLGKDHTLPHWLGIPLFILIAFLMVSNIRYGKPQVAIRSKLSPLRAGLMLGAALIALFFVGFARWPWLVYGLICLYIFSGILTFLIHILQELRVKLD, from the coding sequence ATGAATCGCAGGCTACATTGGATTCCAAATATGATCACTCTCGGGAACTTAAGTATGGGATTTGTTTCCATACTGATCGCATCCGAGGCAACAGGTAACGGACCTCAATCCTATATACTCTCCGGATTTTTCATCTTACTCGCGGCGATCTGCGATGGATTGGATGGAATGACTGCAAGAGCATTGGATGCAACTAGCGAGTTAGGCGCTGACTTGGACAGTCTTGCAGATCTTACCGCCTTCGGTATCGCACCTGGATTCCTTTTTTATAATATGGTTTTGAGTGAATATAAGATCGACGTTTTCGGAAAAGAAGATCTTTTCCCTATTGGAATGCTGATCGCAGCTATCTTCCCTGCCTGTGCCGCATACAGATTAGCAAGATTTAATGTAGCTCATGATCCTTCTTCTTTTACAGGATTACCTTCTCCGATTGCAGGAATTACTATCGGATTTCTCCCGATCTTTTTAGGAAAAGATCATACTCTTCCTCATTGGTTAGGGATTCCTTTGTTTATCCTAATTGCATTTTTAATGGTTTCTAATATACGTTATGGAAAACCTCAGGTAGCGATTCGTTCCAAGCTGAGCCCTTTACGCGCTGGTTTGATGCTTGGAGCTGCTTTGATCGCTTTGTTCTTTGTAGGATTCGCTCGTTGGCCTTGGCTTGTGTATGGACTGATCTGTCTTTATATCTTCTCAGGGATTTTGACTTTCCTGATCCATATTCTGCAAGAACTGAGAGTCAAACTGGACTGA
- the tsaD gene encoding tRNA (adenosine(37)-N6)-threonylcarbamoyltransferase complex transferase subunit TsaD: MIGLGIETSCDETSLAIVKDGKELLSLKIFSQIDLHKPFRGIVPEIASRAHLEKINPLLSEVLEESKLQLGDLDYVAVTRSPGLTGSLMIGAQLARSIHAVYGTPIVPLCHLQAHFAVLHLEEVEPVFPVLGLLLSGGNSAIYKIPHFGKMEVVGDTMDDALGEAFDKVAGLLSLPYPGGPPIEKEASKYVPGPKEKDLLPPLLRNLEQDRVAFSFSGLKTAVAHLIAKQPDLSVQAVCYHFQKTAFELVERNLKRAVSITGIKRIVAGGGVLANSTLRNRLSQFAEKNSLEFFSPQKKIYCTDNGAMVAALGYYLFKQGYSKSLDFTVSPVRQETYI, translated from the coding sequence ATGATCGGTCTTGGAATAGAGACTAGCTGCGACGAAACCAGTCTAGCTATAGTAAAAGATGGGAAAGAATTACTTTCCCTAAAAATTTTTAGCCAGATAGATCTGCATAAACCTTTTAGAGGAATTGTTCCGGAGATTGCTTCCCGAGCTCATTTAGAAAAGATCAATCCTCTTCTCTCTGAAGTTTTAGAAGAATCTAAACTGCAACTTGGCGATCTGGACTATGTGGCTGTGACTAGATCTCCCGGTTTGACAGGTTCACTCATGATCGGGGCACAACTTGCAAGATCCATTCATGCCGTGTATGGGACACCTATTGTTCCACTTTGTCATTTACAGGCTCATTTTGCAGTATTACATTTAGAAGAGGTGGAGCCGGTCTTTCCTGTATTAGGTTTACTTCTTTCAGGTGGGAACTCTGCAATCTATAAAATCCCTCATTTCGGTAAAATGGAAGTGGTAGGAGATACGATGGACGATGCTTTGGGCGAAGCATTCGATAAGGTTGCGGGCCTATTATCCCTACCGTATCCGGGTGGACCTCCAATCGAAAAGGAAGCATCTAAATATGTTCCTGGGCCGAAGGAGAAAGATCTTTTACCTCCTTTGCTTAGGAATCTGGAACAGGATCGTGTTGCGTTTTCTTTTTCAGGTTTAAAAACTGCTGTTGCCCATTTGATCGCAAAACAACCGGATCTATCCGTTCAGGCAGTATGTTATCATTTCCAGAAGACGGCATTCGAGCTTGTGGAAAGAAACCTAAAACGTGCGGTTTCGATTACAGGAATTAAAAGGATCGTAGCGGGAGGAGGGGTCTTGGCGAATTCTACACTTCGTAACAGATTATCCCAATTCGCGGAAAAAAATTCCCTGGAATTTTTCTCTCCCCAAAAAAAGATCTACTGCACGGATAACGGCGCGATGGTTGCTGCCCTCGGTTATTATCTATTTAAACAGGGATATTCTAAGAGTTTGGACTTTACTGTAAGTCCGGTAAGGCAGGAGACCTATATATGA
- a CDS encoding S41 family peptidase — protein sequence MKNKERFAWVSLVLILFTTLVFRPVHAKAVSETAEKYLQLFHEVFGLMQNGYVETVDEEKVFLGAIKGMLGSLGDPHSSFLEEEEYRQMREETRGSFGGVGMEVAYTDGAIVVVSPIEDTPAMKAGILPQDRIIEIDGKSTANLGYAEGIKLMRGKPGSSVSIKVERKNIKEPLQFTLVRENIKIRYVRSYFFEKEKVGYLRLNQFMGENTLEEFKKHLKLLADKKSEGLIVDLRMNPGGLLPLSVALSDIFLPEGLDIVSVRGRGGELADVSKSTGKGDKYTSIPLVVLINEGSASASEIFAGAIQDHKRGKILGVTSFGKGSVQIVYPLSFGMAVKLTVQKYYTPSGKSLHGKGIQPDVVVKGIEPNEDDRFYLRKISEKKLLDQLAAKYPEYNEQNFLNFEKALKDQGIKLSSDVARAVYKNKTQPEKDRSMTDLELDPQLKKAVDLLSSKS from the coding sequence ATGAAGAATAAGGAAAGATTTGCCTGGGTCAGTTTAGTTCTGATCCTATTTACTACACTTGTATTTCGTCCGGTCCATGCAAAAGCGGTTTCGGAAACTGCTGAAAAATATCTGCAATTATTTCATGAAGTTTTCGGACTTATGCAAAACGGTTATGTAGAAACCGTAGACGAAGAAAAAGTATTCTTAGGTGCGATCAAAGGAATGTTAGGATCTCTGGGAGATCCTCATTCTTCTTTCTTGGAAGAAGAAGAATATAGACAAATGCGGGAAGAGACTCGTGGATCTTTCGGTGGGGTCGGAATGGAAGTGGCCTATACGGATGGAGCCATTGTAGTTGTTTCCCCCATTGAAGATACTCCTGCAATGAAAGCTGGGATACTTCCTCAAGACAGGATCATTGAGATCGACGGCAAAAGTACGGCAAACTTGGGCTACGCAGAAGGGATCAAACTAATGCGTGGAAAACCTGGAAGTTCCGTAAGTATCAAGGTAGAACGAAAAAATATCAAAGAACCTTTGCAGTTCACATTAGTTCGAGAAAACATTAAAATAAGATATGTTCGTTCCTATTTTTTCGAAAAAGAAAAAGTGGGATATCTCCGCTTGAACCAGTTCATGGGAGAGAACACATTAGAAGAATTTAAAAAACATCTCAAGTTACTCGCAGATAAAAAATCGGAAGGTCTGATCGTAGATTTAAGAATGAATCCCGGTGGATTATTACCTTTATCCGTTGCATTATCCGATATTTTTCTTCCGGAAGGTTTGGATATAGTTTCGGTGAGAGGAAGAGGTGGAGAACTCGCAGACGTTTCCAAGTCAACAGGCAAAGGAGACAAATATACTTCTATACCTTTAGTTGTTCTTATAAATGAAGGTTCTGCTTCCGCTTCTGAAATTTTTGCCGGGGCGATCCAGGATCACAAAAGAGGAAAAATCCTAGGAGTTACTTCTTTTGGAAAAGGTTCCGTGCAGATCGTTTATCCACTTTCTTTCGGAATGGCGGTAAAACTTACAGTTCAAAAGTATTATACTCCTTCCGGTAAATCACTTCATGGAAAAGGTATCCAACCGGATGTGGTTGTAAAAGGAATAGAACCGAATGAAGATGATCGTTTTTATCTCAGAAAGATTAGTGAGAAAAAACTACTAGATCAACTTGCTGCAAAATATCCCGAGTATAATGAACAGAACTTTTTAAATTTCGAAAAGGCTCTTAAAGACCAAGGGATCAAACTTAGTTCGGATGTTGCTAGGGCAGTTTATAAAAATAAAACCCAACCGGAAAAAGACAGAAGTATGACCGATTTGGAATTGGATCCTCAGTTGAAAAAAGCAGTGGATCTACTTTCTTCCAAATCTTGA
- a CDS encoding LA_1448 family UV-C exposure upregulated protein translates to MNYLSFFRVFAAFFLLLLLFDCASRKKEIGDKDLKLVLEYLTEARLAERLNYASEQTIRKDSGILEAACERYQLDKDSVMEQIRIKYPKTYFALVGKNEE, encoded by the coding sequence GTGAACTATCTTTCCTTTTTCCGCGTTTTCGCGGCCTTCTTCCTGTTACTTTTATTATTCGATTGCGCCTCCCGAAAAAAAGAGATCGGAGACAAGGATTTAAAACTAGTCCTTGAATATCTGACTGAGGCCCGCCTTGCGGAAAGATTGAATTACGCTTCAGAACAAACCATTCGAAAGGATTCCGGAATTTTGGAAGCCGCCTGTGAAAGATACCAACTAGATAAGGATTCCGTAATGGAGCAAATTCGTATCAAATATCCGAAGACTTACTTCGCATTGGTCGGCAAAAATGAAGAATAA
- the lexA gene encoding transcriptional repressor LexA: MKDLTEKQLAVLQFITNVIKERGFPPTIREIGDEFGITAKGAYDHLKAIEKKGYLKTSKNQSRAIELTRQSPFESLPVPTPSIPLLGRVAAGLPILAEENIEAYIPVPEEMASKGITFALKVQGDSMIEAGINDGDVAIIQKKDIARNGEIVVALIEDEATLKVYFKEADHIRLEARNPKYKPIRSKKVTIVGKLIGLYRSY; this comes from the coding sequence ATGAAAGATCTAACGGAAAAGCAACTCGCTGTTTTACAGTTTATTACGAATGTGATCAAAGAAAGAGGCTTTCCGCCAACGATCAGAGAGATTGGAGATGAGTTCGGGATTACAGCAAAGGGTGCTTACGATCACCTAAAAGCCATTGAGAAAAAAGGATATCTCAAGACCTCCAAGAACCAATCCAGAGCCATAGAGCTTACCCGCCAAAGTCCATTCGAAAGTTTACCAGTTCCCACTCCAAGTATCCCTCTCTTAGGTAGAGTGGCCGCCGGACTCCCCATCCTTGCCGAAGAAAATATAGAAGCATATATCCCAGTTCCGGAAGAGATGGCCTCTAAAGGGATTACTTTTGCTCTGAAAGTGCAGGGGGATTCCATGATAGAAGCTGGTATCAATGATGGAGACGTGGCTATTATCCAGAAAAAGGATATCGCTCGAAATGGAGAGATCGTAGTTGCATTGATCGAAGACGAAGCAACTTTGAAGGTGTATTTTAAAGAAGCGGATCATATTCGTTTGGAAGCTAGAAATCCAAAATACAAACCAATCCGTAGTAAAAAAGTAACCATCGTAGGAAAGTTGATCGGTCTTTACCGTTCCTATTGA
- a CDS encoding type II toxin-antitoxin system Phd/YefM family antitoxin codes for MNKKQLNHSETNSSLKIDYFMKKINLSEAKAHLGRYLKAASSGERIVISERNRPIVELVAISMPKTKKLKPGLLAGKFTVPDNFNSPLIEFESDFYGE; via the coding sequence ATGAATAAAAAACAATTGAATCACTCAGAGACTAATAGTAGTCTAAAAATAGACTACTTTATGAAGAAGATCAATTTAAGTGAGGCAAAGGCCCATTTAGGGCGTTATTTAAAAGCAGCAAGTTCTGGCGAAAGAATCGTCATATCTGAACGAAATCGTCCCATCGTGGAACTCGTAGCCATCTCTATGCCCAAGACTAAAAAGCTCAAACCTGGGCTATTGGCCGGTAAATTCACTGTGCCGGATAATTTTAATTCCCCGCTTATAGAATTCGAATCCGATTTTTACGGGGAATAG
- a CDS encoding type II toxin-antitoxin system VapC family toxin, producing MRTILLDTQIILWFLLEDPKLPTVIKELCKEEDTRLLFHQVSLWEIQIKYDLGKLPLPEPPGNFLVTACIQSGLEKASMQDEAIFFLTRLPNIHRDPFDRLLLSHAMINGWEFATSDEIVQKYPVRILENIKT from the coding sequence TTGCGAACAATCCTATTAGATACGCAGATCATTCTTTGGTTTTTATTGGAGGATCCGAAACTTCCCACTGTGATTAAGGAACTATGTAAGGAAGAAGATACCAGACTTCTATTTCATCAAGTCTCCCTATGGGAAATCCAGATTAAATACGATTTAGGAAAGCTGCCTTTGCCCGAACCGCCAGGGAATTTTTTAGTAACAGCTTGTATTCAATCCGGTTTGGAAAAAGCAAGTATGCAGGACGAAGCAATCTTCTTCTTAACTAGGCTCCCGAATATACACAGAGATCCATTTGATAGACTACTTCTTTCCCACGCAATGATCAACGGCTGGGAATTCGCTACTTCCGATGAAATCGTCCAAAAATATCCGGTTAGAATATTAGAAAATATTAAAACTTAA
- a CDS encoding efflux RND transporter periplasmic adaptor subunit, whose product MKLLFQKYKVLIVLVLGITIAFFGFKYFSKKKPEKKITEENKNVFIVPEDVLRRHPLTYVGLKEVSQFEELALPGRITYDPESMAKVGSQVEARIKKVLVKEGDRVSQGSPLAILSSIQLGEVEAAYVKARASLDALKMQADRAKELFEMKVTSAKEYEFATMQYKTARTEVETTRIKLDNYGLTPSEIEGIERGIYVSSNLILRSPINGEVTERKAILGQQVTRNEELFTIANLSHLWVLLDVYEKDLGGVREGAQATIFPLGDEHSSVQIQGKVGYVGTVLDNVKRTAKLRIMVSNKGNKLKPGQTVTAKVAGLVVSTGGGKRKMIPLEAVHEIEGKFFVFVPRGEGSFEAVNVVVGDTIEDDIIILGGLPDGSEVVSKGSFVLKSEFLKF is encoded by the coding sequence ATGAAACTATTATTCCAAAAATATAAAGTTCTGATCGTTTTAGTCTTGGGTATCACGATCGCATTTTTTGGATTCAAATACTTCTCCAAAAAGAAGCCTGAAAAAAAGATCACTGAAGAAAACAAAAACGTATTCATAGTTCCGGAAGATGTATTAAGAAGACATCCTCTCACGTATGTTGGTTTAAAAGAAGTCTCTCAATTCGAAGAACTTGCATTACCCGGTAGGATCACCTACGATCCGGAAAGTATGGCAAAGGTAGGCTCTCAGGTCGAAGCCAGGATAAAAAAAGTTTTGGTTAAAGAAGGAGATCGAGTTAGCCAAGGATCCCCGTTAGCAATTTTATCTTCCATCCAATTGGGAGAAGTGGAAGCGGCCTATGTAAAAGCAAGAGCATCTTTGGACGCATTAAAGATGCAGGCGGATCGTGCGAAGGAACTTTTTGAAATGAAAGTTACTTCGGCAAAAGAATACGAGTTCGCAACGATGCAGTACAAAACTGCAAGAACAGAAGTGGAAACCACTCGTATCAAGTTGGACAATTACGGTCTGACTCCTTCCGAGATCGAAGGGATTGAAAGAGGGATCTATGTTTCTTCTAACCTTATTCTCCGAAGCCCTATCAACGGGGAAGTCACCGAAAGAAAAGCGATCCTTGGACAACAAGTAACTCGTAACGAAGAATTATTCACGATTGCTAATCTAAGTCATCTTTGGGTCTTACTCGACGTGTATGAAAAAGATCTAGGTGGAGTGAGGGAAGGTGCACAGGCTACTATCTTTCCTCTAGGAGACGAACATAGCAGTGTCCAGATCCAAGGAAAAGTAGGTTATGTAGGAACGGTTTTAGATAACGTAAAACGTACCGCAAAACTCAGGATCATGGTCTCCAATAAAGGAAATAAACTAAAGCCTGGCCAAACTGTTACTGCAAAAGTTGCCGGTCTTGTGGTCAGCACTGGGGGAGGAAAACGTAAGATGATCCCTCTAGAGGCAGTCCATGAGATAGAAGGAAAATTTTTCGTATTTGTTCCCCGTGGAGAAGGTAGTTTCGAAGCGGTAAATGTTGTAGTAGGGGACACAATAGAAGATGATATTATCATCTTAGGCGGACTTCCTGACGGCTCAGAAGTTGTCTCCAAGGGTTCCTTTGTCCTAAAGAGCGAATTCCTTAAGTTTTAA
- a CDS encoding TolC family protein, producing the protein MQDFQSGHEQDILDRTSYNKNRSWILLSIFAASSFLFPFGTLVFPETIPFETAIEDKKGNTVTKPNQTTPVTNTSTSVSSTSGKVIDWDVDRLTEYAISNNPLYLSEKQNMGIERGRVITASLYRNPVIQFQQQFIGGTPNSQGGSPETAPGMYQEVDVYGVVPLRTRVAKKSFEASIQDFRNFDRIFRMRLRQNYWAFVFLTLLVDTNKEFYENYSDLLELTKFRVQKGDISPLEFERLELERIQVEKFYRDAIVRRQVIEKDLRILSGLSEEEGVFAFKVDSMKFRPLEEMGLHLKEDFPSIERPDLTALEQRLQEKKMNIELQRRESYGWLQLGGEWRVKGGENYGGVFASIPIPLNDRGQGKVYSAKEEYRKFELALDAKKREIIAEIEAAKKELLAREELLTKYERINLLQKNKQLEEKSRIAYVRGASDQVTFLQAEKNYLTILREYYDLLYLYFNAVENYKAATGKIAEISSANRTQGE; encoded by the coding sequence ATGCAAGACTTCCAATCGGGACACGAACAAGATATACTCGATAGAACTTCCTATAATAAGAACAGAAGTTGGATCCTTCTTTCTATTTTTGCAGCTTCTTCCTTCTTATTTCCTTTTGGGACACTTGTATTTCCGGAAACCATTCCTTTCGAAACGGCTATCGAAGATAAAAAGGGAAACACGGTTACTAAACCTAACCAAACAACTCCGGTAACCAATACATCGACAAGTGTTAGTTCGACTAGCGGCAAGGTCATAGACTGGGATGTGGATCGATTAACCGAATATGCGATTTCAAACAACCCTCTGTATTTATCCGAAAAACAAAATATGGGGATCGAAAGAGGAAGGGTAATCACTGCTTCCTTATATCGAAATCCGGTCATTCAGTTCCAACAACAGTTCATCGGTGGAACTCCTAATTCCCAAGGTGGAAGTCCGGAAACTGCTCCGGGTATGTACCAAGAAGTGGACGTATACGGAGTTGTTCCTCTTAGAACTAGAGTCGCTAAAAAATCATTCGAAGCTTCTATCCAAGACTTCCGAAATTTCGATCGAATTTTCAGAATGAGACTTCGCCAAAATTATTGGGCATTCGTATTTCTTACACTTCTAGTAGATACAAACAAAGAATTCTACGAAAACTATAGCGACCTTTTGGAACTAACAAAGTTTAGGGTGCAGAAGGGGGACATCTCTCCTTTAGAATTCGAACGTCTCGAGCTAGAACGGATACAGGTAGAAAAATTCTACCGTGATGCGATCGTTCGCAGGCAGGTAATCGAAAAGGATTTACGGATCCTTTCCGGCCTATCCGAAGAAGAAGGTGTATTTGCATTCAAAGTGGACTCCATGAAGTTCAGACCTTTGGAAGAAATGGGACTTCATCTAAAAGAGGATTTTCCTTCTATAGAACGTCCTGATCTTACTGCCTTGGAACAAAGGCTCCAAGAGAAGAAGATGAATATAGAACTGCAAAGAAGGGAGTCTTACGGCTGGTTGCAGTTAGGTGGAGAATGGAGAGTCAAAGGTGGGGAAAATTATGGAGGAGTATTCGCTTCCATTCCAATTCCTTTGAACGATAGAGGCCAAGGAAAAGTATATTCCGCAAAAGAAGAATATAGAAAATTCGAATTGGCCTTGGATGCAAAAAAGAGAGAAATAATCGCTGAGATAGAAGCCGCAAAAAAAGAACTCTTGGCGAGAGAAGAACTCTTAACCAAATACGAAAGGATTAACCTTCTTCAAAAGAACAAACAATTGGAAGAGAAGTCCAGAATTGCATATGTCCGCGGCGCCTCCGATCAAGTAACCTTCCTCCAAGCAGAAAAAAACTACCTCACCATCCTAAGAGAATATTACGACCTACTATATTTATATTTTAATGCGGTAGAAAACTATAAGGCTGCAACCGGAAAAATCGCGGAAATTTCTTCTGCAAACAGGACGCAGGGAGAATAA